CCAAGGGCCTGAATCGCAACGAACGGCTCATCATCATTCTCTACTACTACGAAGAAATGACGATGAAGGAAATCGGCGCGACGCTCGACCTGAGCGAAAGCCGCGTGAGCCAAATGCACTCAGCGATCGTGAGCCGCCTGCAGGGCCAACTGGGCCGCCGCCGGCCTGAGTTCGGGACCTGAGTGTCGAGCTAAGCAAAAATTAATCGAACAAGCTGCGGTGCGTTCTTCGCCCCGCAGCTTTTTTTGTTGCGTCAAGAAGTGGGCAGGGGCAGTCGACAGTCTCGTTTGTTAAACCAACGAAACTGCCTACTGCCCCCTGCCGACTGCCCACTATCTCCACTTCTTCCTTGACTTCTGTGCCGCTGCACGGTGCAATAGTAGTAGAGAAACCGTACGAATTCAGGGGCTCGCACGGTTTCGCCCCCCTGCAAGGGGCTCAGCTAGGAACAGAGCGGGGTGCCTCCCTGCCAGGCTCACATGAAGCGTACTTCTCAATACAGTTTCTCAGTTCAACGCCGCGCGCTGACTCTGGTGGAAATGCTCGTTGGCATGGCCATCACGCTGATCATGATGGCCGCTGTGGTGAATTTGTTCGCCAACGTCTCCGGCGGTGTCAGTAATCGCCGTGCCGCGATCGAAATGAATGGCACCCTCCGTCAAGCCCGCGGCCTGCTGCAGCGCGACCTCGCAGGGGCGACTTGCCCAGGTGTCCCATGGCAGAATCCCGAATCAGGTAACGGGTACATCGAGATCATCGAAGGACGTTACTCGGATCGCAATCCCAGCTCTTTGGTCGATGGCAACGCTGGAAATGGCGAACTCGATTACGCCACTTCGATCATTCCCGGCACTCAGGTGGGCAATGGCCTGGCGGATGCGGTCACTGACGGAGGCGGACTAGGCGACCATGACGACATTCTTGCCTTGACGGTGCGAAGTGATAACGAGCCGTTCGTTGGACAAGTGAACGGGGTCACGGTTGAATCAAATCTTGCCGAGGTGATTTGGTACTCTGTCGAGAATCCGACCAATGGTTCGCTCGGCGAGCCGGGACTGCGCACCGTGTATCGCCGCGTGTTATTGATCGCACCTTGGGTGGGTCCACTCCAGCTTTCATCAACTGCCCCGATCATCACGCGAAATCCCGTCGACTTTTTCCAGAGGAACGATATCTCGGCTCGATTCGATACAACTACCGACACCTGGATACCCAATACGCTGAGCGATCTTACTAAGCGTGAGAATCGAGCAATGCGTGCCGAGGCTTCCTTGTTTCCTCACGTATTCGTTTCCGAAGGAAGGGGATACGCAGGCGCGCCTACGATCAGCCTTTCACGCAACGACTTCGGTACCATCACGAATCCCCAAGACGCAGCTGCACAAGCCAACTATTATTCACTGAACGGGAATCCAGTTTTTGTGAGCGGATACAACGTCAGTGTCGGCGGGCGCTATGCTTCTCCTCCGATTGTTGCAGTCTCTCCAGGCTCCGGCACTTTGGCCGAAGCGGCAACTGCCCGACCCGTTATGCGGGCGATCGAGCAAGGAGCGGGGGCAAACTCCGATGTGCTTACTCTTGCATCGCTAACTCATGGTCCCGCACCCTACTATGGGGATCGCGAGGGGGAAGATGTCGTTCTGAGCGATATCCTGGCGTGGGATTTGCGAGTCTTTGATCCAGGCGCACCGCTCGTCACGACAGCCGGAGTGGTTTTAGAACCGTCCGATCTTGGCTGGTATGTTCCGACCGCACTGAACGATGTCGTTGGATTTGGTGCGTATGTTGACCTCGGTTGGGGTGACTTGGACAAGAGCAGTAATATCACCACCGCTGAGAACTATCAGCCCCCAAGCAACTTGCCCCGACCACTCTTTCGACTCCCCCGCAACGCACGGCAGTTTACTGGGTACCCATGTGTTTACGATACTTGGTCCACTCACTATGAGTCAGATGGACTCGATCAAGACAATAGAGACGGGGACTTAGACCTACAAGCGGTTAACGCTAACGGAATTCCGTTAGGGTATTTCACGGGTGAAGACGAAGGCACCGATGGTTTTGACAACGACAATGCGAATGGTGTTGACGATGC
The Lacipirellulaceae bacterium genome window above contains:
- a CDS encoding prepilin-type N-terminal cleavage/methylation domain-containing protein, with protein sequence MKRTSQYSFSVQRRALTLVEMLVGMAITLIMMAAVVNLFANVSGGVSNRRAAIEMNGTLRQARGLLQRDLAGATCPGVPWQNPESGNGYIEIIEGRYSDRNPSSLVDGNAGNGELDYATSIIPGTQVGNGLADAVTDGGGLGDHDDILALTVRSDNEPFVGQVNGVTVESNLAEVIWYSVENPTNGSLGEPGLRTVYRRVLLIAPWVGPLQLSSTAPIITRNPVDFFQRNDISARFDTTTDTWIPNTLSDLTKRENRAMRAEASLFPHVFVSEGRGYAGAPTISLSRNDFGTITNPQDAAAQANYYSLNGNPVFVSGYNVSVGGRYASPPIVAVSPGSGTLAEAATARPVMRAIEQGAGANSDVLTLASLTHGPAPYYGDREGEDVVLSDILAWDLRVFDPGAPLVTTAGVVLEPSDLGWYVPTALNDVVGFGAYVDLGWGDLDKSSNITTAENYQPPSNLPRPLFRLPRNARQFTGYPCVYDTWSTHYESDGLDQDNRDGDLDLQAVNANGIPLGYFTGEDEGTDGFDNDNANGVDDALERETSPPYDVKLPAVKVIMRAYERDSRQIRETSVTQSFQ